The genomic stretch TGCTGGTGCGCTGTTTTTAGCATTCATTGCCATTTTGCCAACCTTGGTTGGAATCATGTTCAAGCACCAACTTAACATATACTTTGGTGGAACAAGCTTGCTGATTGTTGTTGGTGTTGCACTTGAGACAATAAGGCAGATGGAAGCTCAGATGCTAATGCGTCACTACAAAGGTTTCTTGAGCTAAAAAAAGTAGATTATTGTTAGTGTGGAGGTATAGTAAACATGAGACTTATACTTTTAGGTGCACCGGGTGCTGGTAAGGGTACTCAGGCAGAATATTTGAGCAAGAGATTCTCAATACCTCATATCTCAACAGGTGACATTTTAAGAGAAAATGTAAAGAATGAAACAGAGCTTGGGAAAAAAGCAAAAGAATATATGGACAAAGGCCTTTTGGTTCCAGACGAGATAGTGATTGAGATTGTTAAGGACAGACTTTCAAAAGAAGACTGCAAAAATGGATTTTTGCTTGATGGTTTTCCACGCACTATTGCCCAGGCAGAGGCCCTTGATAAGGTATTAGAAGAGCTTGGACAGAAGATTGACAAGGTTTTGAACATTGAAGTTCCAGACGAAAAGATTTTAGAGAGAATGTCTGGGCGAAGGATTTGTAAAAACTGTGGTGCAAGCTTTCATGTCATTTACAGGCCACCACAAAAAGAAGGTGTATGTGATGTATGTGGTGGAGAGCTTTATCAAAGAGAAGATGATAAAGAAGAAACTGTCAAAAAGAGACTGGAAGTTTATCATGCACAGACACAGCCACTGATTGATTATTATAAAGCAAAGGGCTTACTTGTTGTGGCTTACGGGCAGGAAGAAATAGCCGATACAACAAAAGAGGTTTTAAAAGCGCTTGGCATAGAATAAGGAGCAAAGACCAGAAATGATTACAATAAAATCAGAAGCTGAGCTTGACTCAATGAGAGCAGCTGGCAGAATTGTTGCTATGGTTTTAAAAGAATTAGAAAAATTAATACAACCAGGTATTACTACAAAAGAACTTGATGAATTTGCTGAAGAGTATATAATTAAAAATGGCGGGATACCATCATTTAAGGGACTGTATGGGTATCCTGCCTCCATATGTACCTCAGTCAATGACGAGGTAGTTCATGGAATTCCAGGTATGAGAAGGCTGGAAGATGGAGATATTATCAGTATAGACGTAGGAGTTTGTGTTGACGGACTTCATGCTGATGCTGCAAGGACCTTTGCTGTTGGAAAAATTTCCGATACAGCAAGGTTTTTGATAAAGGTTACAGAAGAAAGCTTTTTTGAAGGTATTAAAAACGCGGTTGCTGGCAAGAGAGTAGGAGATATTTCAAATAGTATACAAAGATATGTTGAAAGCCGTGGCTTCAGTGTTGTGAGGGATTTGGTGGGGCATGGAATAGGTAGAAAATTTCATGAGTCACCTCAGGTCCCTAACTTTGGCAAGGCTGGAGTTGGGATAAGGCTTATCAAGAACATGACCTTGGCGGTTGAACCTATGGTAAATGAGGGAAGTTACAAGGTGTATACTGACAAGGACGGTTGGACTGTAAAGACGCTCGATGGTAAGCTCTCTGCTCATTATGAAAATACCATAATCGTAACTGAGGGCTTGCCAGAGATAATTACATTATGAGGTGTTAATAAAGATGGATCTTCAAATAGGGCAGATTGTTCTGTCCAAAATGGGAAGAGATAAAAACAGGTTCTTTATTATATTTGACATAACCGACGATGGTTATGTGTATCTTGTAGATGGGAAATTGAGAAAGATTAAAAAGCCCAAGAAGAAAAAGATAAAACACATAGCACCCACAAAGTTTGTCTCAGAAGAGATAAAAGAAAAGATACTCAAGAAAAAACTTACTGATGCAGAGGTTGCAAAAGTGATAGAGGAATTTGAGAATAGAAAAGAGTAGGGGGTTGATAAGCCTTGTCCAAGGAGGATGTAATTGAATTAGAAGGGACTGTGGTTGAGGCACTGCCAAACGCAATGTTTCAGGTCCAGCTTGATAATGGGCACAAAGTCCTTGCCCATGTGTCAGGAAAACTTAGAATGAACTTTATAAGAATACTTCCGGGTGATAGGGTAGTTGTTCAGCTATCACCGTATGATTTGACACGAGGTAGAATTGTGTGGAGGTCAAAATAAATTCTCTTTGAAAAAGGAGGAATAGAATAGAAATGAAGGTCAGACCATCTGTGAAACCAATATGTGAAAAGTGCAAGGTTATCAAAAGAAAAGGTAAGATAAGAATAATCTGCGAAAATCCAAAGCACAAACAAAGACAAGGTTAATTTATTGGGAGGTGAATTTTTAGAATGGCACGAATTGCAGGTGTAGATTTACCAAGAGAAAAGAGAGTGGAGATAGCTCTGACATATATATTCGGGATTGGTCTTTCAAGGTCAAAACAGATTTTAAGGGATACTGGGGTTGATCCAAACAAAAGAGTAAAAGACCTCACTGACGATGAGGTAGCTAAAATCAGAGACTATATAGACAAGAATTTCAAGGTTGAAGGTGAACTGAGGGCTGAAATTGCAAGAAACATAAAGAGATTAATTGATATAAGATGTTACAGAGGTTTGAGACATTTAAGAGGTCTTCCTGTTCGTGGTCAGAGGACAAGAACAAATGCAAGAACAAGAAAAGGTCCAAGAAAAACTGTTGGTGTCATGAGAAAGAAATCATAAGAAGGAGGAGTAAGTTGATATGGCAAGACCAGCGAGAAGAACTGTCAGACGTTCAGAGAGAAAGAATGTTGAAAAAGGTATTGCACACATTCATTCAACATTCAATAATACAATTGTTACAATTACTGATCCATCGGGCAATGCAATTGCATGGGCAAGTGCAGGAACATGTGGCTTTTCAGGAACTAAAAAGGGCACACCGTTTGCTGCTCAGCTTGCGGCTGAAAAGGCAGCAAAGATGGCAATGGACCACGGTATGAGAACTGTTGAAGTTTATGTAAAAGGACCGGGTGCAGGCAGAGAAGCTGCAATACGAGCTCTTCAGGCAGCAGGGCTTGAAGTAACACTTATAAAGGATGTTACTCCAATTCCGCACAACGGTTGCAGACCGCCAAAGAGAAGAAGAGTATAAAATTTTAGAGGAGGTGCTTTGTCTTGTCAAAATACATTGGACCAGACTGCAGACTGTGCAGAAGAGAAGGAATGAAATTATTCTTAAAAGGTGATAGATGTTATACCGAAAAGTGTGCGTTTGCAAGAAGACCATACCCACCAGGTCAGCATGGTCAGGAAAGAAAGAAGCTTTCTGAATACGGTATGCAGCTGAGAGAAAAACAGAAAGTAAAAAGAATTTATGGTGTTTTAGAGACACAGTTCAGAAGATATTTCGAAATGGCTGAAAAGATGAAAGGTATCGCAGGTGAAAATCTTTTGTCATTACTTGAAAGAAGACTTGATAATGTCGTTTACAGACTTGGATTTGCTTCTTCACGTGGCGAGGCAAGACTTTTAGTATCACAT from Caldicellulosiruptor kronotskyensis 2002 encodes the following:
- a CDS encoding KOW domain-containing RNA-binding protein, with the protein product MDLQIGQIVLSKMGRDKNRFFIIFDITDDGYVYLVDGKLRKIKKPKKKKIKHIAPTKFVSEEIKEKILKKKLTDAEVAKVIEEFENRKE
- the rpsK gene encoding 30S ribosomal protein S11; this translates as MARPARRTVRRSERKNVEKGIAHIHSTFNNTIVTITDPSGNAIAWASAGTCGFSGTKKGTPFAAQLAAEKAAKMAMDHGMRTVEVYVKGPGAGREAAIRALQAAGLEVTLIKDVTPIPHNGCRPPKRRRV
- the map gene encoding type I methionyl aminopeptidase gives rise to the protein MITIKSEAELDSMRAAGRIVAMVLKELEKLIQPGITTKELDEFAEEYIIKNGGIPSFKGLYGYPASICTSVNDEVVHGIPGMRRLEDGDIISIDVGVCVDGLHADAARTFAVGKISDTARFLIKVTEESFFEGIKNAVAGKRVGDISNSIQRYVESRGFSVVRDLVGHGIGRKFHESPQVPNFGKAGVGIRLIKNMTLAVEPMVNEGSYKVYTDKDGWTVKTLDGKLSAHYENTIIVTEGLPEIITL
- the rpsD gene encoding 30S ribosomal protein S4; this translates as MSKYIGPDCRLCRREGMKLFLKGDRCYTEKCAFARRPYPPGQHGQERKKLSEYGMQLREKQKVKRIYGVLETQFRRYFEMAEKMKGIAGENLLSLLERRLDNVVYRLGFASSRGEARLLVSHAHFKVNGRTVNIPSYLVKVGDVIEVDERSKSKTRFVEIKEKYAKKPSPKWLDKDAENLVGKVIALPTREDIDMPIREHLIVELYSK
- the infA gene encoding translation initiation factor IF-1, with the translated sequence MSKEDVIELEGTVVEALPNAMFQVQLDNGHKVLAHVSGKLRMNFIRILPGDRVVVQLSPYDLTRGRIVWRSK
- the rpmJ gene encoding 50S ribosomal protein L36 translates to MKVRPSVKPICEKCKVIKRKGKIRIICENPKHKQRQG
- the rpsM gene encoding 30S ribosomal protein S13; amino-acid sequence: MARIAGVDLPREKRVEIALTYIFGIGLSRSKQILRDTGVDPNKRVKDLTDDEVAKIRDYIDKNFKVEGELRAEIARNIKRLIDIRCYRGLRHLRGLPVRGQRTRTNARTRKGPRKTVGVMRKKS
- a CDS encoding adenylate kinase: MRLILLGAPGAGKGTQAEYLSKRFSIPHISTGDILRENVKNETELGKKAKEYMDKGLLVPDEIVIEIVKDRLSKEDCKNGFLLDGFPRTIAQAEALDKVLEELGQKIDKVLNIEVPDEKILERMSGRRICKNCGASFHVIYRPPQKEGVCDVCGGELYQREDDKEETVKKRLEVYHAQTQPLIDYYKAKGLLVVAYGQEEIADTTKEVLKALGIE